In Devosia sp. 1566, a single genomic region encodes these proteins:
- a CDS encoding redoxin family protein: MGPAASGQTHWRKRQVLALALLVTIGTGLWWFGAQRDNAPGLALGAPLPPFTLKPIEGLAGSGFDAGALQGQVTLLNAFASWCVPCRAEHPLLVELAAGEGVVLAGMNVTDLPENATDFLAELGNPYALAGADTDKSVANRLGMVGLPHSFVIDPQGRLLLSHPGPISRKFVDEQLPRLLARAGVP, encoded by the coding sequence ATGGGTCCGGCAGCAAGCGGGCAGACACACTGGCGCAAGCGTCAAGTTCTCGCCCTTGCCTTGCTGGTCACCATTGGCACCGGGCTCTGGTGGTTCGGCGCGCAACGGGACAATGCCCCGGGCCTCGCGCTCGGCGCGCCGCTGCCCCCCTTTACCCTCAAGCCCATCGAGGGACTGGCGGGGTCGGGATTTGACGCGGGCGCGCTGCAGGGCCAGGTCACGCTGCTCAATGCCTTTGCGAGCTGGTGCGTGCCCTGCCGGGCCGAGCATCCGCTGCTGGTGGAGCTTGCCGCCGGCGAGGGCGTGGTGCTCGCCGGCATGAACGTCACCGACCTGCCGGAAAACGCCACCGATTTTCTCGCCGAGCTCGGCAATCCCTATGCCCTGGCGGGCGCCGACACCGACAAGTCGGTGGCCAATCGGCTCGGCATGGTGGGGCTGCCCCATAGTTTCGTCATCGATCCGCAGGGCCGGCTATTGCTGAGCCATCCCGGACCGATCAGCCGCAAATTCGTCGATGAACAACTGCCCAGATTGCTGGCCCGGGCGGGTGTTCCCTGA
- a CDS encoding ABC transporter ATP-binding protein, which produces MIMLDNISARFADRTGGEIEALQSVSLQFAPARFYAIIGPSGSGKTTLLHIIAAILQPSGGTIRVGDLALDTMSEGKRDAWRRHNCGLIFQDFRLIDELGPLDNVLVPAWFTHLRTPAALRERAEALLAHFNVPVRSGPVAALSRGQQQRVAMARALLLEPGIVLADEPTASVDKANAELIIEELHRLARQGKTVICVSHDERVARRADQVFEIEDGQLLAGPRVYPAAHSVEVQL; this is translated from the coding sequence ATGATCATGCTGGACAATATCTCGGCGCGGTTTGCCGATCGCACCGGCGGGGAAATCGAGGCCCTGCAATCGGTGTCGCTACAGTTCGCGCCCGCCCGGTTCTACGCCATTATCGGCCCGTCCGGGTCGGGCAAGACCACGCTGCTGCACATCATCGCGGCGATCCTGCAGCCCAGCGGTGGCACGATCCGGGTGGGCGATCTGGCACTGGACACGATGAGCGAAGGCAAGCGCGACGCCTGGCGGCGGCACAATTGCGGGCTGATCTTCCAGGATTTCCGGTTGATCGATGAATTGGGCCCGCTCGACAATGTGCTGGTGCCCGCCTGGTTCACCCATCTCAGGACGCCAGCGGCATTGCGCGAACGAGCGGAAGCCTTGCTGGCCCATTTCAACGTGCCGGTGCGCTCGGGCCCGGTGGCAGCCTTGTCGCGCGGCCAGCAACAGCGCGTCGCCATGGCGCGCGCCTTGTTGCTCGAGCCCGGCATTGTGCTGGCCGACGAGCCGACCGCGAGCGTCGACAAGGCCAATGCCGAACTCATCATCGAGGAACTGCATCGCCTGGCCCGCCAGGGCAAAACCGTGATCTGCGTCAGCCATGACGAGCGGGTGGCGCGGCGCGCCGATCAGGTGTTCGAGATCGAGGATGGCCAGTTGCTGGCTGGACCGCGTGTTTATCCCGCCGCCCACAGCGTGGAGGTGCAGCTATGA
- a CDS encoding ABC transporter permease, with amino-acid sequence MNPWPIVLAALLRYRMTVLAFIVLIVAGTALSVAIVSQERALKSGSAQAAEKFDVVVAPVSSRTDALLTSVYLQPGSSRLLSPEMTARVLNDERATFTSPLAFGDSYQRAPLVGATAPLVTHLSNDALLDGRVFEAINEAVVGASVPLQIGTSFTPAHGTHEGADLDHAEGHDVEITVVGRMAATGSPWDRAIVVPVELVWDLHGLLHSEGEEVGGATAEAEHEGHDHAHEEHGHEHNEHAIGGPYLAGETPGVPAAVLKAASVADAYRLRQEYNTDESMAFFPAEVLIQLYQTLGDVRELMTLMALVTQALVMLSIVASVLILFRLLMPQFVTLRAIGAPKLYIFAIAWGFIAVLFTVGVSLGLGFGYLLSLGLSAIIEQQIGIALRPSIGRDELLLAGAIWVLGLVIALLPAWHLQSRPLAQAMKAY; translated from the coding sequence ATGAACCCCTGGCCCATCGTTCTGGCCGCGCTGCTGCGCTATCGCATGACGGTGCTGGCTTTTATCGTTTTAATCGTGGCGGGCACCGCGCTTTCGGTGGCCATCGTGTCCCAGGAGCGGGCGCTGAAATCAGGCAGCGCCCAGGCGGCGGAAAAATTCGATGTGGTGGTTGCCCCCGTCAGCAGCCGCACCGATGCGCTGCTGACCTCGGTTTACCTGCAGCCCGGTTCCTCCCGGCTGCTGTCCCCCGAAATGACCGCGCGGGTGCTCAATGACGAGCGCGCCACCTTCACTTCGCCGCTGGCCTTTGGCGACAGCTATCAGCGCGCCCCGCTGGTGGGGGCGACGGCGCCGTTGGTTACTCATTTGTCCAACGACGCGCTGCTCGATGGGCGCGTGTTCGAGGCCATCAACGAAGCGGTGGTGGGGGCCTCGGTGCCGCTGCAAATCGGCACCAGCTTCACCCCCGCCCATGGCACCCACGAGGGGGCCGATCTCGACCATGCCGAAGGCCATGATGTCGAGATCACGGTGGTGGGCCGCATGGCAGCGACCGGCTCACCCTGGGACCGCGCCATCGTCGTGCCGGTGGAACTGGTGTGGGACCTGCATGGCCTGCTGCACAGCGAGGGGGAGGAAGTCGGGGGAGCAACCGCCGAAGCCGAGCATGAGGGGCACGACCATGCCCATGAAGAGCATGGCCACGAGCACAACGAGCACGCCATTGGCGGGCCGTATCTTGCAGGGGAAACGCCGGGCGTGCCCGCCGCCGTGCTTAAGGCCGCTTCGGTCGCCGACGCTTACCGGCTGCGCCAGGAATACAACACCGACGAGTCCATGGCGTTTTTTCCCGCCGAAGTGCTGATCCAGCTCTACCAGACGCTGGGCGATGTGCGCGAACTGATGACGCTGATGGCCCTGGTCACCCAAGCGTTGGTGATGCTCTCGATCGTGGCGAGCGTGTTGATCCTGTTCCGCCTGCTGATGCCGCAATTTGTGACACTGCGGGCCATCGGAGCGCCAAAACTTTATATCTTCGCCATCGCCTGGGGCTTCATTGCCGTGCTGTTTACCGTCGGCGTCAGCCTGGGGCTGGGCTTTGGCTATCTGCTGTCGCTGGGGCTGAGTGCGATCATCGAGCAGCAGATCGGCATTGCCCTGCGCCCCTCGATCGGGCGCGACGAACTGCTGCTGGCCGGGGCAATCTGGGTGCTCGGGCTGGTGATTGCCCTGTTGCCGGCCTGGCATCTGCAAAGCCGGCCATTGGCGCAGGCGATGAAAGCTTATTGA
- a CDS encoding alanine racemase, whose translation MSDLHLANSDNPVIDERIRGFPPGHQPLPLAAIGKQGWKPYDGAMALPLISLDQAAFAGNVAEMLAYVNDHGVAIAPHAKTPMSTALSAALLAAGAWGSTVADIRQAAVLLAAGQRRLILANEVGGPAAARRLAAMLAGFPDAEIHVFVDSLALLEALRAAWSERDDLPALGLLVEFGTGRAGLRSADGAGAVLEAILATETANFRLSGIATYEGAAATADASETLQRIEALMAMTAAFLPLVRARVGDSRPLIVTAGGSVYFDLVVKGLEAAVAADPDCRLVLRSGAIFFHDHGTYERGIAGLDAREGFRIGGQVRSASSGFKPALRLWAEVLSLPEAGLAICGMGLRDVAMDQGLPRPLALYRDGAPARVDLGEASVLRLNDQHAFVALPQGVVLQVGDVIEFGISHPCTCIDRHAIIYNLAPNHTVTGAFLTSFG comes from the coding sequence ATGTCTGACCTGCACCTGGCCAACAGCGACAATCCGGTGATCGACGAGCGCATCCGCGGCTTTCCGCCGGGTCACCAGCCGCTGCCGCTGGCCGCGATTGGGAAGCAGGGCTGGAAGCCCTATGATGGCGCCATGGCGCTGCCGTTGATTTCCCTCGATCAAGCGGCGTTCGCAGGCAATGTCGCCGAGATGCTGGCTTATGTGAACGATCATGGCGTGGCCATCGCGCCCCATGCCAAGACGCCGATGTCGACCGCGCTCTCGGCGGCGCTGCTGGCGGCGGGGGCCTGGGGCTCGACCGTCGCCGATATCCGGCAAGCCGCCGTGTTGCTGGCGGCCGGTCAGCGCCGGCTGATCCTCGCCAATGAAGTGGGTGGTCCCGCGGCAGCGCGGCGCCTCGCGGCGATGCTGGCGGGCTTTCCCGATGCAGAGATCCACGTGTTCGTGGATAGCCTCGCGCTGCTGGAAGCACTCCGGGCTGCCTGGAGCGAGCGGGACGACCTGCCCGCGCTGGGTCTGCTGGTGGAGTTCGGCACCGGTCGCGCCGGCCTGCGCAGCGCCGATGGGGCGGGAGCGGTGCTCGAGGCGATCCTTGCGACCGAAACCGCCAATTTCCGACTGTCGGGCATCGCGACCTATGAAGGGGCGGCCGCGACCGCCGACGCCAGTGAAACCCTGCAGCGCATCGAGGCGCTGATGGCGATGACGGCCGCTTTCCTGCCGCTGGTGCGGGCGCGGGTGGGCGACAGCCGGCCGCTGATCGTGACGGCCGGCGGGTCGGTCTATTTCGACCTCGTGGTCAAGGGGCTGGAAGCGGCGGTGGCGGCGGACCCCGATTGCCGGCTGGTGCTGCGCAGCGGCGCGATCTTTTTCCATGACCATGGCACCTATGAGCGTGGCATTGCCGGGCTCGATGCGCGTGAGGGATTCCGCATTGGCGGGCAGGTCCGCTCGGCCTCGAGCGGGTTCAAGCCGGCGCTGCGGCTGTGGGCCGAAGTGCTGTCGCTGCCCGAGGCGGGGCTCGCGATCTGCGGCATGGGCCTGCGCGATGTGGCGATGGATCAGGGGCTGCCGCGCCCGCTCGCGCTGTATCGCGACGGCGCGCCGGCTCGGGTCGATCTGGGCGAGGCCTCGGTGCTGCGCCTCAACGATCAGCATGCCTTTGTGGCGCTGCCCCAAGGCGTGGTGCTGCAGGTGGGGGACGTGATCGAGTTCGGCATTTCCCATCCCTGCACCTGCATTGACCGGCACGCGATCATCTACAATCTCGCGCCCAACCACACCGTAACGGGCGCCTTTCTCACCAGTTTTGGCTGA
- a CDS encoding energy transducer TonB, protein MTAAAGSTPFDDDDRAGWRGVLVWAGAFLIVLSTQGAGAYWLLNRPPEEFALAGNAPEAIMLELAPLPAPPETAPAELPSQEPDLAPTPEPVEEAVEPPPPVPEPIIEETPPEPAIEPPSPEPEPEPLPEPEPEPLPEPEPLPEPVPEPEPLPEPEPVVEEIIPESVEAPEPAVVAPLPVQQSARLLERRQRPRTTTPRPSAQTAPARTAAPAASAAAKPTRAAAAQPAARPSAPSVSPARWQSQLVSYLNQRKRYPRAAQNRREEGLVQLEFSIDPRGNVLSARIARSSGYPDLDEAVMSMIQRASPVPAPPAELAKSRMTLTIPIQFEL, encoded by the coding sequence ATGACCGCAGCTGCCGGCTCCACCCCCTTCGATGATGACGACCGCGCCGGTTGGCGCGGAGTCCTCGTTTGGGCCGGCGCCTTTCTCATCGTCTTAAGCACGCAAGGAGCCGGCGCTTATTGGCTCCTCAACCGCCCGCCCGAAGAGTTTGCGCTCGCGGGCAACGCGCCCGAGGCCATCATGCTCGAGCTGGCGCCGCTGCCAGCCCCGCCCGAGACCGCACCGGCCGAACTCCCGTCACAAGAGCCCGATCTCGCCCCCACGCCAGAGCCGGTCGAGGAAGCCGTCGAGCCCCCGCCGCCCGTACCCGAACCGATCATCGAGGAAACGCCACCCGAGCCGGCCATCGAGCCACCGTCTCCTGAGCCCGAACCAGAGCCCCTGCCGGAACCCGAGCCTGAGCCCTTGCCCGAGCCAGAGCCCCTGCCCGAGCCCGTGCCGGAGCCAGAGCCGCTGCCCGAACCCGAGCCCGTGGTGGAAGAGATCATTCCCGAGTCCGTGGAAGCACCCGAGCCCGCCGTGGTGGCGCCGTTGCCGGTGCAGCAATCGGCCCGGCTGCTGGAGCGCCGCCAGCGCCCACGCACCACCACCCCCCGCCCTTCCGCGCAAACCGCGCCCGCCCGCACGGCCGCGCCCGCCGCCAGTGCTGCCGCCAAGCCAACGCGCGCTGCCGCCGCCCAGCCCGCCGCGCGCCCATCGGCACCCAGCGTGTCGCCGGCGCGCTGGCAGTCGCAGCTGGTGAGCTATCTCAACCAGCGCAAGCGCTATCCGCGTGCCGCGCAGAACCGGCGCGAAGAAGGGCTCGTGCAGCTCGAATTTTCCATCGACCCGCGCGGCAATGTGCTGTCGGCCCGGATCGCGCGCTCTTCGGGCTATCCCGATCTCGACGAAGCGGTGATGAGCATGATCCAGCGCGCTTCGCCCGTGCCCGCCCCCCCGGCCGAGCTCGCCAAATCCCGCATGACCCTCACCATCCCCATCCAGTTCGAGCTGTGA
- the exbD gene encoding TonB system transport protein ExbD: MAGGIRENSGDELAETHEINVTPFIDVILVLLIIFMVAAPLATVDINVDLPASSAAQAPRPDEPVYVTLRQDLSLSLGNDPVGRETLGTALDTLTQSDRETRIFLRADQSVDYGELMGLMNLLRAAGYLKIALVGLETAPPVAAAAPAP; the protein is encoded by the coding sequence ATGGCCGGCGGAATCCGCGAAAATTCGGGCGATGAGCTCGCCGAAACCCACGAGATCAACGTCACCCCGTTTATCGACGTGATCCTTGTCCTCCTGATCATCTTCATGGTCGCGGCGCCCCTCGCTACCGTCGACATCAATGTCGATCTGCCCGCCTCGAGCGCCGCCCAGGCGCCACGCCCCGACGAGCCGGTCTATGTCACCTTGCGCCAGGATCTGAGCCTCTCGCTGGGCAACGACCCCGTTGGGCGCGAAACGCTCGGCACCGCGCTCGACACGCTGACGCAGAGCGATCGGGAAACCCGCATTTTCCTGCGCGCCGACCAGAGCGTCGATTATGGCGAGCTCATGGGCCTCATGAACCTGCTTCGCGCCGCTGGCTATCTCAAGATCGCGCTGGTCGGGCTCGAAACCGCCCCGCCCGTCGCTGCCGCCGCGCCCGCGCCATGA
- the exbB gene encoding tonB-system energizer ExbB — protein sequence MKRNAAAAFGLAMAMAWSLGAGLTLAQDAAPASPPPAAAAPTTSTPAAPAALPSALAPAVDTAAPLPSPATAPADLLAPEEPQAGVNADLPHDLSPWGMFMAADWVVKGVMIGLLLASVVTWTVWLAKTLELVGAKARLRRSLRAVQASTTLADAATALTGRRGAGVRLVQAAQQEVARADQVIDFAANSGIKERVASRLNRIEIGAGRRLMLGTGVLASIGSVSPFVGLFGTVWGIMNSFIGISQAQSSSLAVVAPGIAEALLATAMGLVAAIPAVIFYNIFARAITGYRQQLGDVSAAVERLVSSDLDHRYVARHHPGVLHPAAAE from the coding sequence ATGAAGCGTAATGCGGCAGCCGCCTTCGGACTGGCCATGGCCATGGCATGGAGTCTCGGCGCCGGCTTGACCCTCGCCCAGGACGCAGCACCCGCAAGCCCGCCACCCGCAGCGGCTGCACCAACGACCAGCACCCCCGCAGCACCCGCTGCCCTGCCCTCGGCACTGGCTCCAGCTGTTGATACGGCCGCGCCGCTGCCGTCTCCCGCCACTGCTCCGGCCGACCTGCTGGCGCCCGAAGAGCCCCAGGCTGGCGTCAATGCCGACCTGCCACATGACCTTTCCCCCTGGGGCATGTTCATGGCTGCCGACTGGGTGGTCAAAGGCGTGATGATCGGCCTGCTCCTGGCGTCCGTCGTCACCTGGACGGTCTGGCTGGCCAAGACCCTTGAACTGGTTGGCGCCAAGGCCCGGCTGCGCCGCAGCCTGCGCGCGGTTCAGGCCTCCACCACGCTGGCCGACGCAGCCACGGCCCTCACCGGCCGGCGCGGCGCCGGCGTGCGCCTCGTGCAGGCTGCCCAGCAGGAAGTGGCGCGCGCCGATCAGGTCATCGATTTTGCCGCCAATAGCGGGATCAAGGAGCGGGTTGCCTCGCGCCTCAACCGCATCGAAATCGGCGCCGGCCGGCGCTTGATGCTTGGCACCGGCGTTTTGGCCAGCATCGGTTCTGTGTCGCCCTTTGTGGGCCTCTTCGGCACCGTCTGGGGCATCATGAATTCGTTTATCGGCATTTCGCAGGCGCAATCGAGCAGCCTCGCCGTGGTGGCGCCCGGCATTGCCGAGGCCCTGCTCGCCACCGCCATGGGGCTCGTTGCCGCCATCCCCGCTGTGATTTTCTACAATATCTTTGCTCGCGCCATCACCGGCTATCGCCAGCAGTTGGGCGATGTGTCGGCTGCCGTGGAGCGCCTGGTCAGCAGTGATCTCGACCATCGCTATGTTGCGCGCCACCATCCCGGGGTGCTCCACCCCGCAGCGGCGGAGTAA
- a CDS encoding cysteine desulfurase-like protein, producing the protein MSLDLDFVRNQFPAVGKEWAFFDNAGGSQILGRSVERITDFLLTRNVQTGGSYDVSIKAKEAVEASRRAIGTLVNASRPEEIVMGPSTTVLLQNLARAMASQLSAGDEIIVTNADHESNIGPWMSLKERGVVIRTWEVNRETFELEIEDLLPLFGPRTKLVAVTHVSNLLGTINPVAEIARITHEHGARICVDAVAYAPHGAVDVTGWDVDYYAFSFYKVFGPHHAVLYGKYEHLLEFDGLYHYFYGKDKVPHKLEPGNVNYELSCGAAGIVDYLVELGGKSNSTGDDRAKVLAAFGQIVEHERIIGEQLLSYLRERNDTRIIGRTHAVAGSRVPTISFVVDGKDSGEIAKGIDPYKIAVRFGDFHARRLAEYLDLMGSSGVVRVSMAHYNSPAEVDGLIKALDATL; encoded by the coding sequence ATGAGCCTAGATCTCGATTTCGTTCGCAACCAGTTTCCGGCCGTAGGCAAGGAATGGGCGTTTTTCGACAATGCCGGCGGATCGCAGATCCTCGGGCGCTCGGTGGAGCGGATCACCGATTTCCTTCTTACCCGCAACGTGCAGACCGGCGGGTCCTATGACGTTTCGATCAAGGCCAAGGAAGCGGTGGAAGCCAGCCGCCGCGCCATTGGGACCCTGGTCAATGCCAGCCGCCCTGAAGAAATTGTCATGGGGCCCTCGACCACCGTTTTGCTGCAGAACCTGGCCCGCGCCATGGCCAGCCAGCTCAGCGCGGGCGACGAGATCATCGTCACCAATGCCGATCACGAGTCCAATATCGGGCCCTGGATGAGCCTCAAGGAACGTGGCGTCGTCATCCGCACCTGGGAGGTCAATCGCGAAACCTTCGAGCTCGAGATCGAAGACCTGCTGCCTCTCTTTGGGCCGCGCACCAAGCTCGTTGCCGTCACCCATGTGTCGAACCTTCTGGGCACGATCAATCCGGTGGCCGAGATTGCCCGCATCACCCATGAGCATGGCGCGCGCATTTGCGTCGATGCCGTGGCCTACGCCCCCCATGGCGCGGTCGATGTTACCGGCTGGGATGTCGACTACTACGCCTTCAGCTTTTACAAGGTGTTCGGACCCCACCATGCCGTGCTCTACGGCAAGTATGAGCATCTGCTCGAGTTCGACGGCCTCTACCATTATTTTTACGGCAAGGACAAAGTCCCCCACAAGCTCGAGCCGGGCAATGTCAATTACGAGCTCAGCTGCGGCGCGGCAGGGATCGTCGACTATCTCGTCGAGCTCGGTGGCAAGTCGAACAGCACGGGCGATGACCGCGCCAAGGTCCTGGCCGCATTCGGCCAGATCGTCGAGCATGAGCGCATCATCGGCGAGCAATTGCTGAGCTATCTGCGCGAGCGCAACGACACCCGCATCATCGGGCGCACCCATGCTGTTGCCGGCAGCCGGGTGCCCACGATCAGCTTTGTGGTGGATGGCAAGGATAGCGGCGAGATCGCCAAAGGGATCGACCCCTACAAGATCGCCGTGCGCTTTGGCGATTTCCACGCCCGCCGGCTGGCCGAATATCTTGATCTCATGGGCAGCAGCGGCGTCGTGCGCGTGTCGATGGCGCATTACAACAGCCCGGCCGAAGTCGACGGCCTGATCAAGGCACTCGACGCCACGCTCTAG
- a CDS encoding amino acid ABC transporter ATP-binding protein: MAPFISIKGVSKSYDKFLALDNVSLDIAAGEVVCIIGPSGSGKSTLVRCVNLLEQFGPGEISVGGVPVRAGKELAAVRADVGMVFQSFNLFPHLTVKRNVMLAPMRTRKLDEATASERALTLLKRVGIAEQADKFPGQLSGGQQQRVAIARALAMEPKALLFDEPTSALDPEMVGEVLDVMRGLAHTGVTMIVVTHEMGFARQVADRVIVMEGGRIIEAGTPTEVFDHPKQQRTQDFLKAVLAH; encoded by the coding sequence ATGGCGCCGTTTATCTCGATCAAGGGCGTCTCGAAGTCCTATGACAAGTTCCTCGCGCTCGACAATGTCAGCCTCGATATCGCGGCGGGCGAGGTCGTGTGCATCATCGGCCCGTCCGGCTCGGGCAAATCCACCCTCGTGCGCTGCGTGAACCTGCTCGAACAGTTCGGGCCCGGCGAGATCAGTGTGGGCGGCGTGCCGGTGCGCGCCGGCAAGGAACTGGCCGCGGTGCGCGCCGATGTGGGCATGGTGTTCCAGTCGTTCAATCTGTTCCCGCATCTGACGGTCAAGCGCAATGTCATGCTGGCGCCCATGCGCACCCGCAAGCTCGATGAAGCCACCGCCAGCGAACGCGCACTCACCCTCCTCAAGCGCGTCGGCATTGCCGAGCAGGCCGACAAATTTCCCGGCCAGCTCTCGGGCGGCCAGCAGCAGCGCGTCGCCATCGCCCGGGCCCTCGCCATGGAGCCCAAGGCGCTCCTCTTTGACGAGCCCACTTCCGCGCTCGACCCTGAAATGGTGGGCGAAGTGCTCGATGTGATGCGCGGCCTCGCCCATACCGGGGTCACCATGATCGTCGTCACCCACGAAATGGGCTTCGCCCGCCAGGTCGCCGACCGCGTCATCGTCATGGAAGGCGGGCGCATCATCGAAGCGGGCACCCCAACCGAAGTGTTCGACCACCCCAAGCAGCAACGCACGCAAGATTTTCTCAAGGCCGTGCTGGCCCACTAA
- a CDS encoding amino acid ABC transporter permease — MDIVKTFFNWSVFVDSLPLLLAGLWVTVQLGAASIIAGLILGLAVALLRLYGPRLVALIAKIYIDIFRSIPILVLLILVYYALPFVGIRLSSFWAAWTALTLVSGAYTAEIFRAGIEAIPKGQFEASQALGLNYRYTMVDVVLPQAVRIVIPPLTNNCINVIKDTALASVVAMPDLLKQATQAQALAANPTPLIGAAVIYLALLWPMVVAVSQLEKRFKAGTR, encoded by the coding sequence TTGGATATCGTCAAAACCTTCTTCAACTGGTCCGTCTTCGTGGACAGCCTGCCCCTGCTCCTGGCCGGGCTTTGGGTTACGGTGCAGCTGGGCGCCGCCAGCATCATTGCCGGGCTGATCCTGGGGCTCGCTGTCGCCCTGTTGCGCCTTTATGGCCCGAGGTTGGTGGCGCTGATTGCCAAGATCTATATCGACATCTTTCGCTCGATCCCGATCCTGGTCCTCTTGATCCTCGTTTATTACGCCCTGCCCTTTGTCGGCATTCGCCTCAGCTCGTTTTGGGCGGCCTGGACGGCGCTGACCTTGGTGTCGGGCGCTTATACCGCCGAGATCTTTCGCGCCGGCATCGAGGCCATTCCCAAGGGCCAGTTCGAAGCCTCCCAGGCGCTCGGGCTCAACTACCGCTACACCATGGTCGACGTGGTGCTGCCCCAGGCCGTGCGCATCGTCATTCCGCCGCTGACCAATAACTGCATCAATGTGATCAAGGACACCGCGCTCGCCTCGGTCGTGGCCATGCCCGACCTCCTCAAACAAGCCACCCAGGCCCAGGCGCTTGCCGCCAATCCCACCCCGCTGATCGGCGCGGCGGTCATTTACCTGGCCCTCCTGTGGCCCATGGTCGTGGCCGTGTCCCAGCTCGAAAAGCGTTTCAAGGCAGGAACACGCTGA
- a CDS encoding transporter substrate-binding domain-containing protein — MRFQSFLASATLLATLAFGGLTGASQAADLTVGANIGNVPWEFQDASGNVVGFEIDLITEVANRLGKTVAFENIPFNGLFPAVQSGRINMAVSSITITDKRLESVSFAQPYYDSDQSLTVLAASGITGTADLKGKTIGVDTASTGDIYATENTDKLGLAGISRYEGLTPAMLDLQAGRIDGYVSDIPALLYYTKDKPEFKVVERIVTGEKYSVMFNKDDPLASEVNEVLTTLKGEGFIAELHEKWFGAAPEDTTSTVAVLDMPAAP, encoded by the coding sequence ATGAGATTTCAGAGTTTTCTCGCCTCCGCTACACTGCTCGCAACCCTGGCCTTTGGCGGCCTGACCGGAGCCAGCCAGGCGGCTGACCTGACGGTTGGCGCCAATATCGGCAATGTCCCCTGGGAGTTTCAGGACGCCTCGGGCAATGTCGTGGGCTTTGAAATCGACCTGATCACCGAAGTCGCCAATCGCCTCGGCAAGACCGTTGCCTTCGAGAACATCCCGTTCAACGGGCTTTTCCCCGCTGTGCAGTCTGGTCGCATCAACATGGCGGTCTCCTCGATCACCATCACCGACAAGCGCCTGGAATCGGTCTCCTTCGCCCAGCCCTATTACGACAGCGACCAGTCGCTGACCGTGCTCGCCGCTTCCGGCATCACCGGCACGGCCGACCTCAAGGGCAAGACCATTGGCGTCGATACCGCCTCGACCGGCGACATCTATGCCACCGAGAACACCGACAAGCTTGGGCTGGCCGGCATCAGCCGCTATGAGGGCCTGACCCCCGCCATGCTCGACCTGCAGGCCGGCCGCATCGATGGCTATGTCAGCGATATTCCGGCCCTGCTTTACTACACCAAGGACAAGCCAGAGTTCAAAGTGGTCGAGCGCATCGTCACCGGCGAGAAATACTCGGTGATGTTCAACAAGGACGATCCGCTGGCTAGCGAAGTCAACGAGGTGCTGACCACGCTCAAGGGCGAGGGCTTTATTGCCGAGCTGCACGAAAAGTGGTTCGGCGCTGCCCCCGAGGACACCACCTCGACGGTCGCCGTCCTCGACATGCCTGCGGCCCCCTGA
- a CDS encoding FCD domain-containing protein yields the protein MARSNVTSAAAQKLQEMIQTGQLQPDQQLPSQLELSRQLGISRASLRETISMLETLGFLRIEPGRGTFIASTTPSGSGQLAPRGLSGRHDKQDIYQTRLYLESLVVNLVAPGITQATVARLNEHTTLMCAAWDRNDLVGVVDHDRDFHHAIWAVCPNKLLLDLCMSVADEFAATRSYPLPATRPQRFAESANEHFALVDALSRHDGDRATAIMQTHIRNTAAAAGIALTPLPTPAPLP from the coding sequence ATGGCTCGGTCAAATGTCACCAGCGCTGCGGCCCAAAAGCTGCAGGAGATGATCCAGACGGGTCAGTTGCAGCCCGATCAGCAACTGCCCTCGCAGCTGGAGCTGTCGCGCCAGCTCGGCATTTCGCGCGCCTCCCTGCGCGAAACCATCTCCATGCTCGAGACCTTGGGGTTTTTGCGCATCGAGCCGGGGCGGGGCACCTTTATTGCCAGCACCACTCCCAGCGGCAGCGGCCAACTCGCCCCCCGGGGTTTAAGTGGACGCCATGACAAGCAGGATATCTACCAGACCCGCCTTTATCTCGAGAGCCTCGTGGTCAATCTCGTCGCGCCGGGCATCACCCAGGCCACGGTGGCCCGCCTCAACGAGCATACGACGCTGATGTGCGCCGCCTGGGATCGCAATGATCTTGTCGGCGTCGTCGACCATGACCGCGATTTCCACCACGCCATCTGGGCTGTTTGTCCCAACAAGCTGCTGCTCGACCTCTGCATGAGCGTTGCCGATGAATTTGCCGCCACCCGCAGCTATCCCCTGCCGGCGACGCGGCCGCAGCGCTTCGCCGAATCCGCCAACGAGCATTTCGCCCTGGTGGATGCCCTGTCCCGGCATGACGGCGACCGGGCCACCGCGATCATGCAAACCCATATCCGCAACACCGCCGCCGCGGCCGGCATCGCGCTGACGCCGTTGCCGACGCCCGCCCCTTTGCCCTAA